In one window of Saprospiraceae bacterium DNA:
- a CDS encoding 2-oxoisovalerate dehydrogenase, with protein MNEIIFLIEESLEGGYEARALGYSIFTQAESIEDLHEKVRDAIQCHFENGDTPSIIRLHYVKEEILSYEVT; from the coding sequence ATGAATGAAATTATTTTTTTAATTGAAGAATCTTTGGAAGGTGGATATGAAGCTCGTGCTTTAGGGTATTCAATTTTTACACAAGCTGAGTCCATTGAAGATTTACATGAAAAAGTCAGGGATGCAATCCAATGCCATTTTGAAAATGGAGATACTCCTTCAATTATCCGGTTGCATTACGTAAAGGAAGAAATATTGTCCTATGAAGTTACCTAG
- a CDS encoding type II toxin-antitoxin system HicA family toxin translates to MKLPRDISAEDLIRLLRKLGYEITRQTGSHIRLSCNLENFQYHITIPNHDPIKIGTLNSILNTISVQMNVSKEKLIEML, encoded by the coding sequence ATGAAGTTACCTAGGGATATATCTGCTGAAGACCTGATTAGACTTTTAAGGAAATTAGGCTACGAAATAACAAGACAGACCGGAAGCCATATCAGACTAAGTTGTAACCTCGAAAATTTCCAGTATCACATAACGATTCCAAATCATGACCCTATTAAAATAGGAACGTTAAATTCTATTTTGAATACAATTTCAGTTCAAATGAATGTAAGCAAGGAGAAATTAATCGAGATGCTTTAA